The Clostridium bornimense genome includes a region encoding these proteins:
- a CDS encoding macrolide family glycosyltransferase, which yields MSKIVFINIPAYGHINPTLGLVDELVKNNEQVIYFSTDEFRESIEAAGGTFKSLGDKFKLPSMKKDGEEAFIMVNLILDSLEYLVDKILYELKDITIDAVVYCSMFLVGKIIATIHNVPQISSFAIFASKDQLIEKNHIIIDYNDLRIKEIILKHSKISNSIKNKYNITIPSFIDMLFNKGDINIAYTSKYMIDDIENYDSSFKFIGPPIYNRKEHIEFPLYKLYNQFVIYISLGTVYNNINFDIYNNFFEAFKDVDAVVVLAAYHIDLSDFKIPDNFIVRDYVPQTDILKYTDVAITHCGMNSASELIYNKIPFVSIPFGADQLYIANRIEQLGGTIYLNKNKVTPKILRGAVEEVLNNPSYLRNLKKIKYSFDNAGGYKKGSYEIINLIKNSKKVI from the coding sequence ATGTCTAAAATAGTTTTTATAAATATTCCTGCTTACGGCCATATAAATCCAACCTTAGGCCTAGTGGATGAATTAGTAAAAAATAATGAACAAGTTATTTATTTTTCTACAGATGAATTTAGAGAAAGCATTGAAGCTGCTGGCGGAACTTTTAAATCTTTAGGTGACAAATTCAAACTACCCTCTATGAAAAAAGACGGAGAAGAAGCATTTATAATGGTAAACTTAATTCTAGATAGTCTAGAATATCTTGTAGATAAAATTCTCTATGAATTAAAAGACATAACTATTGATGCTGTTGTATATTGTTCAATGTTCTTGGTAGGTAAAATAATAGCAACTATTCACAATGTTCCTCAAATATCTTCATTTGCTATCTTTGCTAGCAAAGATCAGCTAATTGAAAAAAATCATATTATTATAGATTATAATGATCTTAGAATAAAAGAAATTATTCTTAAGCACTCTAAAATTTCTAATTCAATAAAAAATAAATATAATATAACTATTCCTTCATTTATTGATATGCTCTTTAATAAAGGTGATATCAATATAGCTTATACTTCAAAATACATGATCGATGATATTGAAAATTATGACTCTAGTTTTAAGTTTATAGGTCCTCCTATATATAATAGAAAAGAGCATATAGAGTTTCCCCTTTATAAATTATATAATCAATTTGTTATATATATCTCTCTAGGTACAGTATATAATAATATAAATTTTGATATATATAATAATTTTTTTGAGGCTTTCAAAGATGTTGATGCTGTAGTAGTACTAGCTGCATATCATATAGATTTAAGTGACTTTAAAATACCAGATAATTTTATAGTGAGAGATTATGTACCACAAACGGATATTCTTAAATATACTGATGTTGCTATAACTCATTGTGGTATGAATAGTGCCAGCGAATTAATCTATAATAAAATTCCATTTGTATCTATTCCATTTGGAGCAGATCAACTATATATAGCCAATAGAATAGAGCAACTTGGCGGAACTATATACCTAAATAAAAATAAGGTAACACCTAAAATTTTAAGGGGTGCCGTAGAAGAAGTTTTAAATAATCCTTCTTATTTAAGAAACTTAAAAAAAATAAAATACTCTTTCGATAATGCCGGAGGGTATAAAAAAGGTTCTTACGAAATTATAAATCTTATAAAAAACTCAAAAAAAGTGATATGA
- a CDS encoding DegV family protein, whose protein sequence is MAIKIVTDSTSYIPKEYIENYEISVVSLNVILNGDSYREVELSNETFYEKMEQAKEIPTSSQPAPGEISDIFKTIISSGDSILGIFLSSDMSGTISSANLVKNMILEEYPEGRIEIIDSRTNCMQLGYVVLEAAKAAKEGKSMEEVIDIASKVINSSRFIFTPETLDYLKKGGRIGGAAALLGNILQIKPILTVEDGKTTILTKVRTKKKAIDSMINILESDISSRELRGITVHHINCYNEGVLLANKIQEKLGIAVNIESIGPVIGLHVGPGSIGIAYYLDKSL, encoded by the coding sequence ATGGCGATAAAAATAGTTACAGATAGTACATCGTATATACCAAAAGAATATATTGAGAATTATGAAATATCAGTTGTTTCTTTAAATGTAATTTTAAATGGGGATAGTTATAGAGAAGTAGAACTATCAAATGAAACTTTTTATGAAAAGATGGAACAAGCAAAAGAGATACCTACATCATCACAACCAGCACCGGGAGAAATATCTGATATATTCAAAACAATAATATCAAGTGGAGATTCTATCCTAGGTATATTTTTATCTTCAGATATGAGTGGAACTATATCCAGTGCTAATTTAGTAAAGAATATGATATTAGAGGAATATCCTGAAGGAAGAATAGAAATAATAGATTCTAGAACTAATTGTATGCAACTAGGTTATGTTGTATTGGAGGCTGCAAAAGCTGCAAAAGAAGGCAAAAGTATGGAAGAGGTTATAGATATTGCATCTAAAGTAATCAATAGCAGTAGATTTATTTTTACTCCGGAGACTTTAGATTATTTAAAGAAGGGGGGAAGAATTGGGGGAGCAGCTGCACTTTTAGGAAATATTCTTCAAATAAAACCTATTTTGACAGTTGAGGATGGAAAGACTACAATTTTAACGAAGGTAAGAACTAAAAAGAAGGCTATTGATTCAATGATAAATATATTAGAAAGTGATATATCATCTAGAGAACTTAGAGGAATTACTGTACATCATATTAATTGCTACAATGAAGGAGTATTATTAGCAAATAAAATTCAAGAGAAACTAGGTATAGCTGTTAATATAGAATCTATAGGGCCAGTAATCGGATTGCATGTAGGGCCAGGAAGTATTGGTATAGCATATTATCTCGATAAAAGTTTATAA